In Vitis vinifera cultivar Pinot Noir 40024 chromosome 4, ASM3070453v1, the genomic window CCAAAAGCGtcgaaaaattgaaattattttcccacggtattttggaaaataattttttattttagaaaataatttttaaaagtccgTTCATTTATTAAATCGGTGAAACACAAAGGAGTAGAAATTGGAACCTTTCATGGAAACCTTATTATAGTAGCAGCGTACATGCACGTTCTGAAATTTAAAAGTAGCAAAGTAAAGGGAACATAGATAAAACGTGAACAATGAAGTAGCCATGTTGAATGATTGCCCTGTTGAATGTTGGTCATCCACGCTTAGTCATGGAAACCGTGACATTTACGAATTCAGTCTTCTCTCTGGACATGCGATCAGCAACAATCTTTTTGTACCTGCAGAACACTTCCTCTATTATTCCATCACCGAAGTGGCTTACAAGCAATGGCTCTGCAACTGCTCTCATCAACTTGGCCACGTTGTATCCACCATCTTTATGAGCATCTGATGGGCAGAATTCACCGTGGTACGCATTCCAGTTCACTTCAGAAACCTCCAGCCGATTTATGGTGAAGGATCCTTCCTTTTCAACCTCACATTTTACTTCAGCTGGGGAAGGTGTATATTGAGGAATATTGAAGGAATCCATCTTCTCCTCATCTATGAGCCCCTGCATTTAAAAATGGTTAATTAATTTACATGCAATTTCATATATAGTTACCACACAGGTGCTGTTGCTGAATGATTTGATCTATACAAATTGGCAACATTAAGGGATGAAAGAATTAAAAGCGTACCTCTGAAACCATATCATTGAGAGCCACAGCTAAGAGCTCCCAGATATAGCAACATTCTTTGCTAGAGGGATCTTCACTTCTTCTTCCTAAAAATGTTAAAACCATAGTCCCTCCTCCTAGTAGTTCCTCCGACCGACACCTGAGAAACATGGAGAAATCGCTTTGGAATTGCTCATAGTATGCTTTAAGCACGCTTGGTGGGCTCGAACTGGCCATGTAAATATTCCCTTTGTTCTCCAGCCCTCGAGGAACCTGATGAACAATTGAAGTTTCTAACTCACttgctttctttttggttaCTAATAAATCATCATAAACcagtatttttaattaaaagcaAAGAGTCACCTGAGACAACCATTGGAGACTATAAGAAGAATGGACAAAATGGAGACTTTTGCTGGGGAAGAGCCTGCCGTAGAAAGAGCCTGGAACTCCGGTTACAAAACATGATTCAGCGCCTGCTCCCATTGTTTTCTGAAGATCTTTTTGGAACTTGGGCAAGGATTTGAAAATGGTGTTGAAATCATTTCCCGGCAGATCATTCAAAAACACTTGAATTTCGGGCAATTGACGCCCCATTTTCTTCCCCACCTTGTCCACTGTAGTGACAACTTCCAAGACTGCAAAAAAAGTGTTGGGTCCAGAAGAACAGCCCAAGTCTGCGATGCATAGGCTGGCCGGGAAGTTGTTGCAGTAGAGATTTGTTATGGCGTCCTCGATTATAGGCTTTGTCAAGGATATTACTTTTTTCTGCACCATTAAAGTGGGGAACTTGTCATAATTGAAAACTTTTCATAAAAACGGCAGTATATTGTACCTGCATGATAAAAACACAAAACCTGGAAGTGGATGGGTGCTACAGATCAATCAGCATGTCTTGACTATTCATTCTTTAATTTAAGAAAAGGAAACAGTtcgtatatataatatatgcaTGTCAGCTGATGCttaaatattgaagaaaatcaagtttaGCAAGAGACACACCTGAACTAATGAGTTTTTTGCGTAACTGGTGTCCCCATTTCCTCCCTTCATGCAAAGCACTTGAGCTACTTCCATCTCTTTCGTCCTACCTCTTCGCTGATTGCTTCCTCTCAGTTGGAATGTGGATTATGTTGAAGGAGATGCTCCCCATTTATAGAACTTGGGCCACATCGTCGTGGAATGAATTATTTCATCTTCTAGGGGCTCTGCTTCCACCGAACCCCAGTGACTCCTGGAATTGGTGGACTAATTATTGTACTGATCCCACGTGGTCGGCAGTCCTGAGGCCTGACATCCACCAGAAGATAGTACGCCACGTGGCATACTGTCCATCAATGACTCGTTTATCTCCGTTCATCTCCGCGTGGGCCTAGGCTACCTATTCAAGTAATTAGGTCGGCAGCACTTTTGGAAACGGTTACCggttctcaattattttttgaaacaaaaaatagaagtaCTTCAAAGGAATGTGACATTTTATGTTTCACGTGATCGATGTAATTCATTTATTTGCTTTTCCTAGAAACATGAAGCGATTGACAGATTCCAAAAATAATGGTGGTCATGAAACACGATGATGAATGTAGGACAAGGTGGAGGTGGGTGCACAGGTTGGCCGCTGCCACCTTAGAACAAATTGGTATTAGTTATCACCCACAAAATATCGGAGGTAGCCCTGCAGACGTTTGTTAGCTGACGTTTCCATGCATGACAGCCTCATGTTATTCTTCAATCTAGTGACAGGTTTCGTCTCCTCTGatcttctttttcaaaataatctgAGCCACACAAACCGATGTCTGGAATACAGTgaactttataaaaaaagaaaaaaaatgtatttataatatatttcatgtctttaaaaaatattatttctaaaatttgagatagtaaaaatttaatatattattttttttatatagattttaaaatttattactaagATAAATCTCAAAGAACTCCTATCTTTTACGTggtctatattttaaaatataaaacaataaataacctagtacaacaaatgaaatatgaaaaataagagttctaatatgatttaatttttcaatataatcatcaaataaataaaaaaattaaaagattatcTTAGAAggtaaaatcaaaacaaagatgaaaagataataatttcaagaatatatgtattaattaaacttaacaaataaaaaatataacatataaaactataaaaattatttgattttcatataaaagatcaagtcaaaacaaataataattcttataaaaataaaattattagatgAGACTATTGTCTAAGAAAATAATGTTCTTGAAAGGACCTACAAAGAAAAGAGTTAGAACTTaggtttaattattattattattaataataaataaatgaatatggaaaaacaaaagtttttgtatgatttaatttttctatattattattaaataaataaataaatttaaaaattatccaaaaagcaaaataaaataagaataatttcaagaatatatatatatatgagaattcttgcaaaaattaaaattaatactaaaaattatGATGAGAACTTTTAACATAATAAAGTTCTTGAGAAGATCAATGGAGAGAACAGTTATAATTTACGGtttcataaaaaaaagttatagatAATATCTATAGTTTAATTAGttatatattgataatttatatgctcatataatattttatttttgtaaagttAAAATTT contains:
- the LOC100242722 gene encoding S-adenosyl-L-methionine:benzoic acid/salicylic acid carboxyl methyltransferase 3 translates to MEVAQVLCMKGGNGDTSYAKNSLVQKKVISLTKPIIEDAITNLYCNNFPASLCIADLGCSSGPNTFFAVLEVVTTVDKVGKKMGRQLPEIQVFLNDLPGNDFNTIFKSLPKFQKDLQKTMGAGAESCFVTGVPGSFYGRLFPSKSLHFVHSSYSLQWLSQVPRGLENKGNIYMASSSPPSVLKAYYEQFQSDFSMFLRCRSEELLGGGTMVLTFLGRRSEDPSSKECCYIWELLAVALNDMVSEGLIDEEKMDSFNIPQYTPSPAEVKCEVEKEGSFTINRLEVSEVNWNAYHGEFCPSDAHKDGGYNVAKLMRAVAEPLLVSHFGDGIIEEVFCRYKKIVADRMSREKTEFVNVTVSMTKRG